From Rutidosis leptorrhynchoides isolate AG116_Rl617_1_P2 chromosome 3, CSIRO_AGI_Rlap_v1, whole genome shotgun sequence, a single genomic window includes:
- the LOC139899460 gene encoding acyl transferase 4, with protein sequence MEFKVTKSNGTLVPPFEPTPSGLLELSRIDRLPVLRCNARTLHVFKALGPLGTAQSIIREALSKALVPYYPLAGRLSLNGPTNIDCTGDGVWFVEASADCSLESVGYFEDVKSIPFEALLPSHPSEDQRVDPLVLMQITEFEGDGFVMGLTFCHTICDGLGAAQFLNAIGEFARGVNPLTITPVWHRNFLPQPQLTPPPINLPPPNFTFPDYQLEQANIDIPLNHITHLKLNFMKESQKHCSTFEIVAAMLWRNRTLAMNLGSENMTMKLVFFANCRNLVDPPLPKGFYGNCFFPMTISASSENLAQATTVEVVKMIQEGKTMLPKEFSDWVEGDSSLKKEDPFAAQLGYDTLFVSEWGRLGFNQVDYGNGPPIHVVPMQGSPIIPAAIVGSLPRPSEGIRLMTWCVQKHHLEPLLISISTISSY encoded by the exons ATGGAATTCAAAGTTACCAAATCCAATGGAACCTTGGTTCCACCTTTTGAACCAACACCTTCTGGTCTGCTTGAACTATCACGTATCGACAGATTACCAGTTCTTCGATGCAATGCACGAACACTTCATGTATTCAAGGCACTTGGACCTCTTGGAACTGCACAATCCATCATACGTGAAGCGCTATCCAAGGCATTGGTTCCTTACTATCCTTTAGCCGGCCGTCTTTCTTTAAATGGTCCCACTAATATTGATTGTACTGGAGATGGTGTTTGGTTTGTTGAGGCATCTGCAGATTGTAGTCTTGAATCTGTTGGCTACTTTGAGGATGTCAAATCTATTCCTTTCGAAGCCTTACTTCCGTCGCATCCTTCTGAAGATCAACGCGTTGATCCCCTTGTTTTAATGCAG ATAACAGAATTTGAAGGTGATGGTTTTGTAATGGGCTTAACATTCTGCCATACCATATGTGACGGTCTAGGAGCCGCACAATTTCTTAATGCAATCGGCGAGTTTGCTAGAGGCGTTAACCCTCTAACCATCACACCCGTATGGCACCGTAACTTTCTTCCACAACCACAACTTACACCACCTCCCATCAACTTACCTCCTCCAAATTTCACATTCCCTGATTACCAACTCGAGCAAGCCAATATCGACATTCCACTAAATCATATCACTCATCTCAAACTAAACTTCATGAAAGAATCTCAAAAACATTGCTCCACTTTTGAAATTGTAGCTGCCATGTTATGGAGAAACAGGACACTAGCAATGAACTTAGGTTCTGAAAATATGACAATGAAGCTTGTGTTCTTTGCAAATTGTCGTAATCTAGTTGATCCGCCTTTACCAAAAGGTTTTTATGGAAATTGTTTCTTCCCAATGACTATTAGTGCAAGTAGCGAAAATCTAGCACAAGCAACAACTGTGGAAGTGGTAAAAATGATACAAGAGGGTAAAACCATGTTACCGAAAGAATTTTCGGATTGGGTTGAAGGAGATAGTAGTCTAAAAAAGGAAGATCCTTTTGCAGCCCAATTGGGGTATGATACATTATTTGTATCCGAATGGGGTAGACTTGGATTTAATCAAGTTGATTATGGAAACGGGCCGCCGATTCATGTGGTGCCAATGCAAGGTTCGCCTATTATACCCGCGGCTATTGTGGGTAGCCTACCGCGCCCAAGTGAAGGAATTAGGCTCATGACATGGTGTGTTCAAAAACATCATCTTGAACCACTTTTGATTTCTATTTCTACAATATCATCTTATTGA